A segment of the Desulfitobacterium dehalogenans ATCC 51507 genome:
ATTGGCCATAACGGCGATTTCACGCTGGCTACTCATTCTTCAACCTCCAAACTTTCCAGAAGCAATTCTTCTCCTTGTATAATATCAATCCCGAGATACTGACAAGCAGGACATGCAAAAACAAGTCCTGGTACCATAAATTCTTCACCGCAGCTCCTACATCGGCCCCTTACCGGCAACAATTCGATCTGAAGCTCCGCACCTTCACACACAGTTCCTTTGGCGAAGGCAGCAAATGCCATCTGTAATGCCTCGGGCTCAGCATTGGTTAGTTGCCCGATTTTAAGTTTAACCAAAAGCACCTTTTTTACATGATAATGAGCCAAAGTTCCTTCAATAGCTTCAAAGACCCCGCCCATTAACGACATCTCATGCACTCAATCACTCCTTGCCATCCATGCTTACAAGCTGATCACCGGACAAAGTCTTGTTCAATCTATCTTATCCCAAAAATAACCGTATCCGCAAGGGTATCCGCCTATCTTTTTAGCCATGACCAAAAAAGCACAGGAATAAAAATCAATCCCAGATACCCAAATAGAGGGTAGATAGTTTTTACTATTAAAGAAAACTTTACTCCCGAAAGAGGAATGACCAGGATAAGGAGGAGTACAGCCGCCTTCTTATAAGGAAGTTTAAATTTCTTTTCCATATGGTTAATAAGACTGAATCCATTGCCAATGGCCGCCGTAAGCATGGCCAGCCAAAGAACAACCACATAGCAGAACCCTGACCACGGGCCTAAACTTCCGGCTACGGCAACCATTGGAATCTCAAAGCCTCTGACTTCGGGAAATTTCAAAAGTGCCAGAGCAATGACTATAGCAAATAGGCCAAGTGCAATTCCGCCGAAAAAAGCCCCAATACGTCCTTCCGGCCTCTGAACTTCTTTGCCTAGAGATGCGAAAACCACCATGGCTAAGGTCAAATTAAAGGAGACATAGAGAATACTTGAAAAGAACCAGTTTTGGATAAGGGGATTCGTGGTAAGCTCCATCCCTGCATCCTTTGTACCCATGGCAAAGAGTATGGCCCATAAGGCTATCCCTATGCAGAACACGAATTTCACCGGGATAAGCATGCTATTAATCCAAAGTACCCCTTCTCCTTTGAACCACAAAGCTAAGGATATGATAAAGGCTGTCATCAGAATTCCCAGCCAAGGTGATAAATCAAAGAACTGCCGAAAGACTGCCCCGGCCCCTGACATCATTGCTGTCATGCCAATAAATAGAAGCAGGCTCACTAGAATGTCCATTCTGCTTCCCCATTGCTCACCAAATAAGCGTTGAAAAAAATCCGCGTAGGAGGTTACTTTCCATCGCTT
Coding sequences within it:
- a CDS encoding YkvI family membrane protein, with the translated sequence MNSKVIFQVAATYVGAVMGAGFASGQEIQQFFTNFGGLGILGILCSTILFASLGWIMLDLQKRWKVTSYADFFQRLFGEQWGSRMDILVSLLLFIGMTAMMSGAGAVFRQFFDLSPWLGILMTAFIISLALWFKGEGVLWINSMLIPVKFVFCIGIALWAILFAMGTKDAGMELTTNPLIQNWFFSSILYVSFNLTLAMVVFASLGKEVQRPEGRIGAFFGGIALGLFAIVIALALLKFPEVRGFEIPMVAVAGSLGPWSGFCYVVVLWLAMLTAAIGNGFSLINHMEKKFKLPYKKAAVLLLILVIPLSGVKFSLIVKTIYPLFGYLGLIFIPVLFWSWLKR
- the hypA gene encoding hydrogenase maturation nickel metallochaperone HypA; amino-acid sequence: MHEMSLMGGVFEAIEGTLAHYHVKKVLLVKLKIGQLTNAEPEALQMAFAAFAKGTVCEGAELQIELLPVRGRCRSCGEEFMVPGLVFACPACQYLGIDIIQGEELLLESLEVEE